In the genome of Tripterygium wilfordii isolate XIE 37 chromosome 19, ASM1340144v1, whole genome shotgun sequence, one region contains:
- the LOC119985725 gene encoding increased DNA methylation 1-like isoform X1 encodes MCNVNPIESMIYQNCYRWWIISLNDIIQYWNPEDDSVIKDRLVTRDGIICKCCSKVFTVSEFKIHAGLKLNHPLLNLFIESAWSDEYKTRRNETLILQDDDNDQNDDHAESVVIGVCWQYKLPLGFSSGLLVYSDHEACLNGERIYEQAVSNSFLVEAV; translated from the exons ATGTGCAACGTCAATCCCATCGAATCGATGATTTACCAGAATTGTTACAG ATGGTGGATCATATCTCTGAATGATATAATCCAGTACTGGAACCCAGAGGATGATTCTGTAATCAAGGATCGTCTGGTTACCCGGGATGGAATCATCTGCAAATGTTGCAGTAAGGTGTTTACAGTTTCTGAGTTCAAGATTCATGCAGGATTGAAGCTGAATCATCCCCTTTTGAATCTATTCATTGAATCTG CATGGTCAGATGAGTATAAGACAAGAAGAAACGAGACTCTAATACTGCAAGATGATGACAATGATCAAAATGACGATCATGCGGAATCTGTCGTGATTGGGGTTTGTTGGCAGTACAAACTGCCCCTCGGCTTTTCATCAGGCTTGCTTGTTTACTCAG ATCATGAGGCATGCCTGAACGGAGAGAGAATCTACGAGCAAGCGGTTTCCAATAGTTTTCTGGTAGAAGCTGTGTAG
- the LOC119985724 gene encoding increased DNA methylation 1-like, with translation MSVNTDVEDLQDDGFEGSHDERRIFAELFFGNDEGGESKKCLVSGSIDFEYEQNKNIDYLLRSNSEYSVVTSHSSPNNLLVEKSNIVDKDARRPFASGSSLEEFLLGDRDDQKLNGKPMKFPSLQRQELVTGMCGPFTDLKCQPIPFSLVESSCQGITSSYYFVKQHDAGGDVHNQDVIKSIPPSLYGNDGKQLTVAKAVASPVSQESIANKILVASPKVGCPPYPEERPKEFQLLALDSSGVSLKTDCGKDPRPLLQNHIMHLLMSAGWSAERRKRPSRKYMDTIYRSPTGRVYREFPKAWRFCGQLLSGDGNSLVREDNGKKWTDISQFFSDLSDTLMNIEKENNQSDLAAVLAHRWTLLDPFVTQVYIEKNIGSLRKGETVKSALPQEHNDSSRAMFSENSLQQSLDNRPNSTGDIQGHSLEFTGDDMRKGETVKSTLPQEHNGSSRAMFSENSLQQSPDNSPNSTGDIQGHSHEFTGDDMRKGETVKSTLPQEHNGSSRAMFSENSLQQSPDNSPNSTGDIQGHSHEFTGDDMRKSSRRKSRKISEMKISIMDHSNSVVSVPSNAGSQDIDGTRPELKEEEDFLNTCAKAWENHRRSSNLGFSQLDIKGKGSNSKKFHHEGDDYKTGQKKPSRCQIKDDDLLVSAIIKKKDFRLSVSKSTSRMASKSRARRKIKSRKATCRLRTQNLATGTHSTLRSRTILSWLINGGFISLNEVIQYRNPEDDSVIKDGRVTCDGIICNCCSKAFTVSDFKSHAGFTQSHPCLNLFMESGKPLPLCLLQAWSEEYKTRKNGLQILQDEENDQNDDSCGICGDGGELICCDNCPSAFHQACLLTQDLPEGSWYCANCICQICGNLVMGAEASYNDALKCSQCERKYHEACLKRQRTYGQAVSNPGFCGGNCLEVYSGLRSRIGIVNHINDSFSWTLLRCIHEDQKVHSMHHFALKAECNTKLAVALTIMEECFQSMVDPRTGINMIPHLLYNWGSEFARLNFSGFYTVVLERDDVLVAVASIRVHGTTLAEMPLIATCSDHRRQGMCRRLMTAIEELLISLKVEKLVISAIPDLVETWTEGFGFKPVNAEEKQSLSKINLMVFPGAISLKKTLYKNERGTTLGGCQSRENIVVGGGVENLSAEKHLPIEGEKQKCKVNEK, from the exons ATGTCAGTCAACACAGATGTCGAGGATTTACAAGATGATGGTTTTGAGGGATCACATGATGAACGTCGTATTTTTGCGGAGCTTTTCTTTGGAAATGATGAAGGTGGCGAGAGTAAGAAGTGTCTTGTTTCTGGCTCGATCGACTTTGAATATGAGCAGAATAAGAACATAGATTATTTGCTACGTTCCAACAGTGAATATTCAGTGGTAACTTCTCATTCTTCCCCTAACAATTTGCTTGTGGAAAAATCTAACATTGTCGATAAAGATGCTAGAAGGCCTTTTGCATCAGGAAGTTCTCTAGAAGAATTTCTGTTGGGAGATAGAGATGACCAAAAGTTGAATGGTAAGCCTATGAAATTTCCATCTCTGCAACGACAAGAACTTGTTACTGGGATGTGCGGTCCATTCACAGACTTGAAGTGCCAACCTATCCCATTCTCCTTGGTTGAATCATCTTGTCAGGGCATCACATCTAGTTATTATTTTGTAAAGCAACATGATGCAGGTGGTGATGTGCATAATCAAGATGTTATAAAGAGCATTCCTCCAAGTTTATATGGGAATGATGGTAAACAACTGACTGTAGCTAAAGCTGTTGCATCACCAGTTTCCCAGGAGAGCATTGCAAATAAGATTTTGGTTGCAAGTCCAAAGGTTGGATGTCCTCCATACCCCGAGGAAAGGCCAAAGGAATTTCAGCTACTAGCACTAGATTCATCTGGTGTTTCCTTGAAGACAGATTGTGGGAAGGATCCCCGTCCTCTTCTCCAGAACCATATTATGCACTTACTCATGTCAGCTGGCTGGAGTGCTGAGAGGCGTAAAAGACCCAGCAGGAAATACATGGACACTATCTACCGATCACCTACAGGGAGAGTATATCGTGAATTCCCTAAAGCTTGGAGATTCTGTGGTCAGCTTCTATCAGGTGACGGCAACAGTTTGGTTAGGGAAGATAATGGTAAAAAATGGACTGATATCTCTCAATTCTTCTCTGATTTATCAGATACTCTGATGAatattgagaaagaaaataatCAGTCTGATCTTGCTGCTGTATTGGCTCATCGGTGGACGCTTTTGGATCCCTTTGTGACTCAGGTttacattgaaaaaaatattgggTCACTGAGAAAGGGTGAAACTGTAAAATCAGCTCTTCCTCAAGAGCATAATGATTCTTCAAGAGCAATGTTTTCTGAAAATTCTCTGCAGCAATCTCTAGATAACCGTCCAAACAGCACTGGGGATATTCAGGGTCATTCCCTTGAGTTCACTGGTGATGATATGAGAAAGGGTGAGACTGTAAAGTCGACTCTTCCTCAAGAGCATAATGGTTCCTCAAGAGCAATGTTTTCTGAAAATTCTCTGCAGCAATCTCCAGATAACAGTCCAAACAGCACTGGGGATATTCAGGGTCATTCCCATGAGTTCACTGGTGATGATATGAGAAAGGGTGAGACTGTAAAGTCAACTCTTCCTCAAGAGCATAATGGTTCCTCAAGAGCAATGTTTTCTGAAAATTCTCTGCAGCAATCTCCTGATAACAGTCCAAACAGCACTGGGGATATTCAGGGTCATTCCCATGAGTTCACTGGTGATGATATGAGAAAAAGTTCTCGCAGAAAGTCCAGAAAGATATCTGAAATGAAGATAAGCATTATGGATCATAGCAACTCAGTAGTTTCAGTTCCTAGTAATGCAGGCTCACAAGACATTGATGGGACTCGGCCAGAGTTGAAAGAAGAGGAGGATTTTCTCAACACCTGTGCAAAAGCTTGGGAAAATCATAGAAGGTCATCTAATCTCGGCTTTAGCCAGCTAGATATTAAAGGGAAGGGCTCAAACTCTAAGAAGTTTCACCACGAGGGTGATGATTATAAAACTGGACAAAAGAAGCCAAGCAGATGCCAAATTAAAGATGATGATCTGTTGGTCTCAGCCataataaagaagaaagatTTCAGGCTGAGCGTTTCTAAATCTACCTCTAGAATGGCCTCGAAGTCAAGAGCTCGCAGAAAGATTAAGAGCCGAAAAGCTACTTGCAGGTTGCGTACCCAAAATCTGGCTACTGGTACGCACTCAACCTTGAGGTCAAGAACAATTTTGTCATGGCTGATCAATGGTGGGTTCATATCTCTGAATGAGGTGATTCAGTACCGGAACCCAGAGGATGATTCTGTAATTAAGGATGGCCGGGTTACCTGCGATGGAATCATCTGCAATTGTTGTAGCAAGGCATTTACAGTTTCTGACTTTAAGAGCCATGCAGGATTCACGCAGAGTCATCCGTGTTTGAATCTATTCATGGAATCTGGTAAGCCTCTCCCACTATGTTTGTTGCAAGCATGGTCAGAGGAATACAAGACAAGGAAAAATGGCCTTCAAATACTGCAAGATGAAGAAAATGACCAAAACGACGATTCATGTGGAATCTGCGGTGATGGGGGTGAGCTGATATGCTGTGATAACTGCCCCTCAGCTTTTCATCAGGCTTGCTTGCTTACCCAG GACCTCCCGGAAGGCAGCTGGTACTGCGCTAACTGCATCTGCCAAATATGTGGCAACCTGGTTATGGGTGCCGAGGCTTCATACAATGATGCATTGAAATGTTCACAATGCGAGCGCAAAT ATCATGAGGCATGCTTGAAAAGACAGAGAACATACGGCCAAGCAGTTTCTAATCCGGGGTTTTGTGGTGGAAACTGTCTAGAG GTTTACTCAGGTCTTCGATCTCGTATTGGGATCGTGAATCATATCAATGACAGTTTTTCGTGGACACTTCTAAGATGCATTCATGAAGACCAAAAGGTTCACTCTATGCACCATTTTGCTCTGAAGGCTGAATGCAACACAAAGTTGGCCGTTGCTCTTACTATTATGGAGGAATGTTTTCAGTCCATGGTAGATCCACGAACAGGCATTAACATGATACCCCATCTTTTATACAACTGGGG GTCCGAATTTGCTCGACTGAACTTCAGTGGGTTCTACACAGTGGTGTTAGAAAGAGACGATGTGTTGGTGGCTGTGGCATCCATCAG GGTGCATGGGACTACTCTTGCAGAGATGCCCCTCATTGCAACTTGCAGTGACCATCGTCGTCAGGGAATGTGCCGTCGCCTTATGACCGCCATTGAGGAG CTGCTGATATCACTCAAGGTGGAAAAGTTGGTGATATCTGCCATTCCGGATTTGGTGGAGACGTGGACGGAGGGTTTTGGCTTCAAACCGGTAAACGCGGAAGAAAAGCAGAGTCTAAGCAAGATCAACTTGATGGTCTTTCCCGGGGCCATATCGCTTAAGAAGACTCTGTATAAAAATGAAAGAGGAACAACTTTAGGGGGATGCCAAAGCCGGGAGAATATTGTGGTTGGTGGTGGAGTAGAAAATCTTAGTGCTGAGAAACACCTCCCTATAGAGGGAGAGAAGCAAAAGTGTAAGGTTAATGAGAAATAg
- the LOC119985725 gene encoding increased DNA methylation 1-like isoform X2: protein MCNVNPIESMIYQNCYRWWIISLNDIIQYWNPEDDSVIKDRLVTRDGIICKCCSKVFTVSEFKIHAGLKLNHPLLNLFIESDEYKTRRNETLILQDDDNDQNDDHAESVVIGVCWQYKLPLGFSSGLLVYSDHEACLNGERIYEQAVSNSFLVEAV, encoded by the exons ATGTGCAACGTCAATCCCATCGAATCGATGATTTACCAGAATTGTTACAG ATGGTGGATCATATCTCTGAATGATATAATCCAGTACTGGAACCCAGAGGATGATTCTGTAATCAAGGATCGTCTGGTTACCCGGGATGGAATCATCTGCAAATGTTGCAGTAAGGTGTTTACAGTTTCTGAGTTCAAGATTCATGCAGGATTGAAGCTGAATCATCCCCTTTTGAATCTATTCATTGAATCTG ATGAGTATAAGACAAGAAGAAACGAGACTCTAATACTGCAAGATGATGACAATGATCAAAATGACGATCATGCGGAATCTGTCGTGATTGGGGTTTGTTGGCAGTACAAACTGCCCCTCGGCTTTTCATCAGGCTTGCTTGTTTACTCAG ATCATGAGGCATGCCTGAACGGAGAGAGAATCTACGAGCAAGCGGTTTCCAATAGTTTTCTGGTAGAAGCTGTGTAG
- the LOC119985069 gene encoding protein DJ-1 homolog B-like — protein MALLIRHVTTHSVLPLGSFPKLSSKARIPTRNRRFFAVRASSMASPSKKVLVPVANGTEPMEAVITIDVLRRAGADVTVASVEKQLQVDAAHAVKIVADALISDCSNTVFDLIALPGGMPGATNFKNSTVLENIVKKQAADGRPYAAVCASPAVALGSWGLLKGLKATCYPSFMEQLKSCATAVESRVQKDGIVVTSRGPGTTMEFAVALVEQLYGKEKAIEVSEALVMRSNHGDEYILRELNPMQWTYNNLPQVLLPIANGTEEMEAVMIIDILRRAKANVVVASVEDTLEILASRKVKLVADMHLDKAAKLSYDLIVLPGGLGGAQAFAKSEKLVNMLKQQKDSNRPYGAICASPALVLEPHGLLKGKKATAFPAICDKLSDKSEIENRVIVDGNLITSRGPGTSMEFALAIVEKFYGRETAIQVGKTMLFINP, from the exons ATGGCACTATTAATACGCCACGTAACCACTCACTCGGTCCTTCCACTAGGCTCTTTTCCAAAGCTCAGCTCCAAAGCCAGAATCCCTACTCGCAATCGACGTTTCTTCGCTGTCAGAGCTTCTTCAATGGCTTCTCCTTCCAAGAAG GTTTTGGTACCGGTGGCGAACGGTACTGAGCCGATGGAGGCGGTGATAACGATCGATGTGCTTCGGCGAGCTGGTGCTGATGTCACCGTCGCTTCGGTGGAGAAGCAGCTCCAGGTCGATGCGGCCCATGCTGTGAAGATCGTCGCTGATGCTCTCATTTCTGATTGTAGCAACACCGTCTTTGATCTAATTGCTCTACCT GGCGGCATGCCAGGAGCTACCAATTTTAAAAATTCTACAGTTCTCGAGAACATTGTAAAGAAGCAGGCTGCTGATGGACGTCCTTATGCTGCAGTGTGTGCTTCACCCGCTGTGGCACTTGGTTCATGGGGTTTGCTGAAGGGATTGAAA GCAACTTGTTATCCATCATTTATGGAGCAATTGAAATCTTGTGCAACTGCTGTTGAATCAAGAGTGCAGAAGGATGGCATAGTTGTGACGAGTCGTGGCCCTGGAACTACCATGGAGTTTGCCGTTGCtctagttgagcaattgtacGGGAAAGAGAAAGCTATTGAAGTTTCAGAGGCTCTG GTGATGCGTTCCAACCATGGTGATGAATATATTTTAAGAGAGCTGAATCCAATGCAGTGGACTTACAACAATCTTCCACAG GTTCTTTTGCCAATTGCTAATGGCACAGAGGAAATGGAAGCTGTTATGATAATTGATATTCTGCGCCGAGCTAAAGCCAATGTTGTGGTAGCCTCTGTTGAGGACACACTTGAAATATTGGCTTCTCGTAAAGTAAAACTAGTGGCAGATATGCATCTTGATAAAGCAGCAAAATTATCATACGACCTAATAGTGTTACCA GGTGGGCTTGGTGGTGCCCAAGCATTTGCAAAATCAGAGAAACTGGTGAATATGCTGAAGCAGCAGAAGGACTCGAATAGGCCTTATGGAGCAATATGTGCATCCCCAGCTTTAGTCCTGGAGCCGCATGGCCTACTGAAG GGGAAAAAGGCTACGGCTTTTCCAGCAATATGTGATAAGCTGTCAGATAAGAGTGAAATCGAGAACAGGGTCATTGTTGATGGAAACCTTATCACCAGTAGAGGTCCTGGAACATCCATGGAATTCGCACTGGCAATCGTAGAGAAGTTCTATGGTCGTGAGACTGCAATACAGGTTGGGAAGACTATGCTTTTCATCAATCCATAG